A window of Brassica oleracea var. oleracea cultivar TO1000 unplaced genomic scaffold, BOL UnpScaffold00579, whole genome shotgun sequence contains these coding sequences:
- the LOC106319729 gene encoding putative pentatricopeptide repeat-containing protein At1g43010 encodes MQSLGRYSKQFLLFRKTQPMIQFTRTLTSAKLNDTLHSRVMAVENRFPFLWRVKVTPVLNEWLKQGNEINPTDLRAVIKALCESQRFDHALQVSEWITKRGVFELSTEDVASRLYLIEIHSGLSEAENFFKSIPENMKDDLVYTTLLSFYAKDKETRHEAEATYQKMRENNMLFKPNPYYKMISLYGLLGDTNMVDEIVRQMIENGVQHDITLTSNNVLKAYASVPDVEAMEKFLKIIEDETPPFALAWQTGISMAKAYLKSGSSGKAIKMLRTTEQVVDAKSKDAANKELMEMYGEAGAKRDESRLYISQNAKQGRRKGAYRCKGSGGRSSNHPGYYYGGCGGGCGSIRGGGDGSRADDNGGGDDSRADDDGGGVGADNDGDSGGGCGGGCGGGCGGCGSWD; translated from the exons ATGCAAAGCCTTGGACGATACTCAAAACAATTTCTCTTGTTCAGGAAAACACAGCCGATGATTCAGTTCACGCGTACCCTAACGTCGGCGAAGCTGAATGACACTTTACATAGTCGGGTCATGGCGGTGGAAAACAGGTTCCCGTTCCTATGGAGAGTTAAGGTCACACCTGTGCTGAACGAATGGCTGAAACAAGGAAATGAAATAAACCCTACGGATCTTAGAGCCGTCATCAAAGCTCTCTGCGAGTCTCAGCGATTCGACCACGCCCTCCAG GTCTCAGAGTGGATAACTAAACGAGGGGTGTTCGAGCTAAGCACTGAAGATGTTGCATCTCGGCTTTATCTTATTGAGATTCATTCAGGGTTGAGTGAAGCAGAGAATTTCTTCAAAAGCATTCCCGAGAACATGAAAGACGACTTAGTCTACACCACTCTCTTAAGCTTCTACGCAAAAGACAAGGAAACACGACACGAAGCCGAAGCCACTTACCAGAAGATGAGGGAGAATAATATGCTCTTCAAACCTAACCCTTACTACAAGATGATCTCTCTCTACGGCCTTCTTGGAGATACAAATATGGTCGACGAGATTGTTAGGCAGATGATAGAAAACGGAGTTCAGCATGACATAACTCTCACGTCCAATAACGTTTTGAAGGCTTACGCGAGTGTCCCTGATGTGGAGGCAATGGAGAAGTTTCTGAAAATAATAGAAGATGAAACGCCACCGTTTGCGTTGGCTTGGCAAACGGGAATAAGCATGGCGAAGGCTTACTTAAAGAGTGGTTCAAGTGGAAAAGCGATAAAGATGTTGCGTACAACAGAACAAGTAGTTGATGCAAAGTCGAAAGACGCAGCGAACAAGGAGTTAATGGAGATGTATGGGGAGGCTGGAGCTAAACGAGATGAGTCCCGCCTCTATATCAGTCAGAATGCTAAGCAAGGACGGAGAAAGGGGGCGTATCGATGTAAAGGAAGTGGCGGACGAAGCTCTAACCACCCGGGATATTACTATGGTGGCTGTGGTGGTGGATGTGGCAGTATACGTGGTGGTGGGGATGGTAGCCGCGCTGATGATAACGGTGGTGGTGATGATAGCCGTGCTGATGATGACGGTGGTGGTGTCGGTGCTGATAATGACGGTGACAGTGGCGGCGGATGTGGCGGTGGGTGTGGTGGTGGTTGTGGTGGATGTGGTAGCTGGGATTGA